In Cryptomeria japonica chromosome 1, Sugi_1.0, whole genome shotgun sequence, the sequence GTAACAATTGATAAACGCTCATCTATGAGATCCTctcaaaagagaaagagagagccaaacAAAATAGATCGAAGCTAAACCAGTCCTACAAGAAGTGGATAAACAATGTCGGCTCTATCACCAGAAGGTTTCCAATTTACTTCAATTTTTTTGATGTATAGTAATTGGGTACTCCGTGATCTTACATTGCAACTCCAGCTTTATTCAACCCCTCAAAAAATGGATAAACAGTTTTATTCAAATTCTAAACAAGTAGAAGAAAAACTAGGGCAAACAATGTTTACGCATGATCAGTAATGATATACGGTGAGATTGTAATGAACGATTGCATTGTTAGTGTTGATGTCGAAGGAGTGAGTTTGGGCGAGGACATATCCTCGAGCCAGCCTGAATTTCCTGCTTCCTCCAACAATTGGCATCTCTCTTACTTCGTTAACCACAGCGTTGTTGCCCACCACAGCGAGTGTACTGCCATTGAACTCTCCGCCCTGAAAAACATAGGTGACCGCCATTAACAGGTGAAATTCCTCTTGGCCGGCAGACGCGTACAAACCCTGAGCTTTGCCCACCAATTTGGAGGTGGGTTC encodes:
- the LOC131060274 gene encoding dirigent protein 23-like, with the translated sequence MGKKHLAAVAVAVVAVITMLSLQSAQAYPLKQKVTHLQFYFHDRVAGKNVTAVEVASAPSTKTSATFFGKVFVLDDPLTEGPEPTSKLVGKAQGLYASAGQEEFHLLMAVTYVFQGGEFNGSTLAVVGNNAVVNEVREMPIVGGSRKFRLARGYVLAQTHSFDINTNNAIVHYNLTVYHY